One genomic window of Paenibacillus xylanilyticus includes the following:
- a CDS encoding LysR family transcriptional regulator, producing the protein MNLEQLEYVVEIAKTQSFSAASEHLHVTQSAISQSIHRLEKELGLVLFERSRQGTHPTSEGKQFIAKALDILQRVDELKSLNVEASCLTGDLHVATFPSVMHYLVQTTADMKREHPLLNISIEEKGSMEIIEDIRNNKAHLGFIAIYTKQLREFDGLHFSPMYSGKLVVGTHHQSDLAKLNRVTPDQLKEHPLALYRDGFIEDFIKDFTYDYGALSILFKTNNSEAINTVLRNNIAASIGHDFSFYQNTLWKEGLVKMVEIASIDQPKMQIGFVQTESKEVAVAAERFAQKFRQAIELDYLKS; encoded by the coding sequence ATGAATCTGGAACAGCTTGAATATGTCGTTGAAATTGCCAAAACCCAATCGTTCTCCGCCGCTTCGGAGCACCTTCACGTTACCCAATCGGCCATCAGTCAGTCCATACATCGTCTGGAAAAGGAGCTTGGCCTGGTCCTGTTCGAACGTTCCCGTCAGGGGACCCACCCTACATCGGAAGGCAAACAGTTTATTGCCAAGGCACTGGACATTTTGCAGCGGGTTGATGAATTGAAATCGCTGAATGTGGAAGCATCCTGCCTGACAGGCGACCTGCATGTAGCGACTTTTCCCAGTGTCATGCACTACCTTGTCCAGACCACTGCCGATATGAAACGGGAGCATCCCCTACTGAACATTTCCATTGAAGAGAAAGGTTCGATGGAGATTATCGAAGATATCCGGAACAACAAGGCACACCTTGGTTTCATTGCCATCTACACGAAACAGCTGCGTGAGTTTGACGGACTGCATTTCAGCCCCATGTATTCCGGCAAACTGGTTGTAGGCACGCATCACCAGTCTGATCTGGCCAAGCTGAACCGAGTGACGCCGGATCAACTGAAGGAACATCCCCTCGCGCTTTACCGCGATGGCTTCATAGAAGATTTCATCAAGGATTTCACATACGATTATGGAGCATTGTCCATCCTCTTCAAGACCAACAATTCGGAAGCGATCAACACGGTGCTTAGAAACAATATAGCAGCCAGCATCGGCCACGACTTCTCTTTCTACCAGAACACATTGTGGAAAGAAGGTCTTGTGAAAATGGTGGAGATTGCCTCCATTGATCAGCCCAAGATGCAAATCGGCTTCGTACAGACCGAGTCCAAGGAGGTTGCAGTTGCCGCCGAACGATTTGCCCAGAAGTTCAGACAGGCGATCGAGCTGGATTATTTGAAAAGTTGA
- a CDS encoding zinc-binding dehydrogenase — protein MVHPLPDKVSFEEGALVEPTAVAFHAVRHSKLKVGQKVAVYGAGPIGLLTILSAKAAGASTIYAVDVFEERLNLAAKLGAIPVNSAKVNATEVILEQSGGIDVAYEAAGVQPTMDSAVAVVKKGGEVVVIAAIPNPLQVNFFDLLVKEANLTATLAYRHIFPEVISLIAEGALDVKQVITKKIKLDNIVEEGLELLMSDKSHAKILVEIGG, from the coding sequence ATGGTGCACCCATTGCCAGACAAGGTTTCTTTTGAAGAAGGAGCACTTGTTGAGCCTACAGCGGTAGCCTTCCATGCTGTTCGCCACAGCAAGCTGAAAGTGGGACAGAAGGTAGCCGTGTATGGTGCAGGCCCAATTGGACTGCTGACCATTCTATCTGCAAAAGCGGCAGGAGCTTCCACGATCTATGCGGTTGACGTATTCGAGGAACGCCTGAACCTGGCAGCTAAACTGGGAGCCATTCCGGTGAACAGTGCCAAAGTGAATGCAACGGAAGTCATCCTGGAGCAATCTGGCGGAATTGATGTCGCCTATGAAGCAGCAGGTGTGCAACCTACGATGGATAGTGCTGTAGCGGTAGTCAAAAAAGGCGGAGAAGTGGTTGTTATTGCAGCCATCCCTAACCCACTGCAGGTAAACTTCTTCGATCTTCTGGTGAAGGAAGCGAATCTGACGGCCACACTGGCATATCGCCACATTTTCCCTGAAGTCATCTCCCTTATTGCTGAAGGAGCACTCGATGTGAAACAGGTTATCACGAAGAAAATCAAACTGGATAACATCGTGGAAGAAGGACTGGAACTGCTGATGAGCGACAAGAGTCATGCAAAAATTTTGGTAGAGATCGGCGGTTAA
- a CDS encoding GNAT family N-acetyltransferase: MTTTAVTIQPASEANHKGIVDILIASYAEYKDTFQDQQRWEAYVKDIEESLDNPYLTQLWVAKVDDQIVGTVQLFETAHNAYPNFELPIDYPFIRLLGVDPAWRGHGIARELLRQCVASAKDMGKNTVYLFTGGQMTNAIRLYERFGFVEDEEFSTRSSGGNAICYRYDS, from the coding sequence ATGACGACAACGGCAGTCACGATTCAACCCGCTTCAGAAGCTAATCATAAAGGGATCGTAGATATCCTCATTGCAAGTTATGCAGAGTACAAGGATACCTTTCAGGATCAACAACGTTGGGAAGCCTATGTGAAAGACATCGAGGAATCACTGGATAATCCCTACCTCACACAATTGTGGGTCGCCAAAGTGGACGACCAGATTGTGGGGACCGTGCAATTGTTCGAAACCGCACACAATGCCTATCCCAATTTTGAGCTCCCGATTGATTATCCATTCATTCGCCTGCTTGGCGTGGATCCTGCGTGGCGGGGTCACGGTATTGCCCGGGAGCTCCTTCGTCAGTGTGTTGCATCCGCCAAGGACATGGGCAAAAATACGGTGTATCTGTTCACGGGCGGGCAGATGACGAATGCCATCCGTTTATATGAACGTTTTGGCTTTGTGGAGGATGAAGAATTCAGTACACGCAGCAGCGGCGGCAACGCCATCTGTTATCGTTACGATTCATGA
- a CDS encoding helix-turn-helix transcriptional regulator translates to MQKPLEFYLCGKFITEGNWTHMKRIMPVHEIILMLEGEMYIAEEERHYVVRANDLLFLRAGHTHYGYQDSDAPVSFYWVHYDTLAEGFDRYPTHATIPVPSTANQLFKQLLHVSSFSTEEANAALLLLLKELERNTEAGYRPHNAVVDHICKWVGIHLHTDITVGKIAEHFNFNKDYISKMVKREKGIGLKAYILTERINRAKQLLLNTNASVKEIAGQCGFSDYKLFLRMFKQYEGSTPTEYRNNLYSTQLNRL, encoded by the coding sequence ATGCAGAAGCCACTCGAATTTTATCTGTGCGGCAAGTTCATCACGGAAGGCAATTGGACACATATGAAACGGATCATGCCTGTGCATGAGATCATTTTGATGCTGGAGGGAGAAATGTACATTGCGGAGGAGGAGCGGCATTACGTGGTTCGCGCCAATGATCTGTTGTTTCTGAGAGCCGGCCATACCCATTACGGATATCAAGACAGCGATGCTCCTGTCAGCTTTTATTGGGTTCACTATGACACCCTGGCAGAAGGATTCGATCGTTATCCCACACATGCGACTATTCCGGTACCCTCCACGGCCAATCAGCTGTTCAAGCAGCTGCTGCATGTCTCATCCTTCTCCACCGAAGAGGCAAATGCAGCACTTCTCCTTCTGTTAAAAGAATTGGAACGCAATACGGAGGCTGGTTACCGCCCTCATAATGCGGTTGTTGACCATATCTGCAAGTGGGTTGGTATTCATCTCCATACCGATATTACGGTAGGCAAGATTGCGGAGCATTTTAATTTTAACAAGGACTATATCTCCAAAATGGTGAAACGCGAGAAAGGCATCGGGCTGAAAGCCTACATCCTTACGGAGCGGATTAACCGGGCCAAACAGCTGCTGCTCAATACCAATGCCAGTGTTAAGGAAATAGCCGGACAATGCGGATTCTCGGATTATAAACTGTTCCTGCGCATGTTCAAGCAGTACGAAGGCAGTACACCAACCGAATATCGGAATAACCTGTACTCCACTCAGCTCAATCGTTTATGA
- a CDS encoding beta-L-arabinofuranosidase domain-containing protein, translating into MIETKRGFLGPEHVQLLNGVFQTSQEVGERYLLSLDIDRFLAPCYEAHGLTAKKERYAGWEARTISGHSLGHYMSALAVTYQATGNETLKQTLEYAVTELAGIQQTTGSGYIGGLTEEAFRIAFRAEHIGGFNIGEYWVPWYSVHKIYRGLLDAYKLTGNQLAQDVVIRFADWAVTGMSAMTEEQVQTMLQCEHGGMNEVFAQLYGITGNRVYLDTANRFTHQMILEPLEQKRDDLQGKHANTQIPKVIGAAEIYNQDHSHESYRTAAEFFWDTTIHHRSYVFGATSISEHYEAKGMESLGIKTGESCCTHNMMHLTKQLFAWNPDSAYMDYYENAIYNHILGTQDPDTGNKTYFASTLQGHYKIYGTHDTAWWCCTGSGMENPGKYAEAIYFEDEQDLYVNLYIASGLDWTSQGLSLKLETDFPYSEKVILTITGGHASANLRLRVPSWLQEPMTATVNGDSAHPYTRMEAGYLSIQRTWSAGDVVTITLPMSLSRYTSRDDTHKVAFLYGPIVLAGALGSEGLPEDTIVDETALNPKTAPVPVIWTEQEDVRKWIKVVDKGTLTFELSEDVTSTGEAVKLIPFYDVHHEFYTVYWPFNDEGDALEKELNAITIDRVQPDGQQDEIGHHLDSNCRAEQHNGSYTDSRNRLHMWREAFGVSGAYFSYRLAVDGSGTNVLCVGYWGGDHSPFEREGTRYERIFNLVVDGTVVGEQRIHLNKIGEVFYAIYDIPQAVTSGKASVTVTFQAIGDHGCAGKVVEVRTTRSKPNFAIS; encoded by the coding sequence ATGATCGAAACGAAACGGGGATTTTTGGGGCCGGAGCACGTGCAGCTATTAAACGGGGTTTTCCAAACGTCTCAGGAGGTCGGGGAACGTTACCTGTTATCACTGGATATTGATCGGTTTCTGGCTCCGTGTTATGAAGCGCACGGGTTAACGGCGAAGAAGGAACGGTATGCCGGCTGGGAGGCACGGACGATCAGTGGACATTCCCTGGGGCACTATATGTCTGCCCTGGCTGTAACTTATCAGGCGACAGGTAATGAGACGCTCAAACAAACATTGGAATATGCCGTCACCGAACTGGCAGGAATTCAACAGACAACAGGCAGTGGATATATTGGTGGTTTGACGGAGGAAGCTTTCCGCATCGCATTTCGGGCAGAGCATATTGGCGGGTTCAACATCGGCGAATACTGGGTTCCGTGGTACAGTGTGCACAAAATTTATCGTGGTCTTCTTGATGCTTACAAGCTCACAGGCAATCAGCTCGCCCAGGATGTCGTTATCCGGTTCGCTGATTGGGCTGTGACAGGCATGAGTGCGATGACAGAGGAACAGGTACAGACGATGCTCCAGTGTGAGCATGGCGGCATGAATGAAGTATTCGCTCAATTGTATGGCATCACGGGTAACCGCGTATATCTCGATACGGCCAACCGTTTCACCCACCAGATGATCCTTGAGCCGTTGGAGCAGAAGCGCGATGACCTTCAGGGCAAACATGCAAATACCCAAATTCCGAAAGTGATCGGCGCAGCCGAGATTTACAATCAGGATCATTCCCATGAGAGCTATCGGACAGCGGCGGAGTTCTTCTGGGACACAACGATTCATCACCGCTCCTATGTGTTTGGTGCCACGAGCATATCAGAACATTATGAAGCGAAGGGCATGGAAAGTCTCGGCATCAAAACCGGGGAGAGCTGCTGTACCCACAACATGATGCATCTGACGAAGCAGCTGTTTGCCTGGAACCCGGACAGTGCTTATATGGACTATTATGAGAACGCGATCTACAATCACATCCTGGGCACACAGGACCCTGACACAGGTAACAAAACGTATTTTGCCTCAACCCTTCAGGGCCATTACAAAATCTACGGTACACACGATACCGCATGGTGGTGCTGCACAGGCTCAGGCATGGAGAACCCGGGCAAATATGCCGAGGCCATCTATTTCGAAGATGAACAGGATCTGTATGTGAACCTCTATATCGCATCCGGGCTGGACTGGACGTCACAAGGGCTATCCCTGAAGCTTGAAACCGACTTTCCTTATTCGGAAAAGGTAATCCTGACGATTACCGGAGGCCATGCCTCGGCCAATCTAAGACTACGCGTGCCCTCCTGGCTGCAGGAGCCAATGACGGCAACCGTCAATGGGGATTCGGCTCATCCGTATACACGGATGGAAGCCGGCTATCTCTCCATCCAGCGCACATGGTCCGCCGGGGATGTCGTGACCATCACTTTGCCAATGTCACTGAGCAGATACACGTCCAGGGATGATACCCACAAAGTCGCCTTCCTGTATGGACCCATTGTGCTCGCAGGCGCACTGGGAAGCGAAGGGCTGCCGGAGGATACCATTGTGGATGAGACCGCGCTAAATCCGAAGACAGCACCCGTGCCAGTGATTTGGACGGAGCAGGAGGATGTCCGGAAATGGATCAAGGTAGTGGATAAAGGGACGTTAACCTTTGAGCTAAGCGAGGATGTGACGTCTACGGGTGAAGCCGTGAAGCTGATTCCGTTCTACGATGTGCATCATGAGTTTTATACGGTCTATTGGCCGTTCAACGATGAAGGCGATGCACTGGAGAAGGAACTGAATGCGATTACGATCGACAGGGTGCAGCCAGACGGTCAGCAGGACGAGATCGGGCATCATCTGGATAGCAACTGCCGAGCAGAGCAGCATAATGGTTCCTACACGGATAGCCGTAACAGGCTGCATATGTGGCGCGAAGCCTTTGGTGTCAGCGGAGCCTATTTTAGTTACCGGCTGGCGGTAGATGGTTCCGGTACCAATGTTTTGTGCGTTGGCTACTGGGGAGGGGATCATTCACCATTTGAACGGGAAGGGACGAGGTATGAGAGAATATTCAACCTGGTGGTGGATGGAACCGTAGTTGGCGAGCAGCGAATCCACCTGAACAAGATTGGTGAAGTGTTCTATGCGATCTATGATATTCCTCAGGCTGTTACCTCCGGTAAGGCGAGTGTGACAGTTACGTTCCAGGCCATTGGTGATCATGGGTGCGCAGGAAAAGTCGTAGAGGTGCGGACAACCCGAAGCAAGCCAAACTTTGCGATCTCATAA
- a CDS encoding Uma2 family endonuclease, with translation MAKPDDKGIYNFQDWLTWEGAWELINGKAYNMSPAPTSIHQFIVGELHFSLRTFLQNQKCYVFVAPFDVFFSENEQYDTPDHVVQPDLSVICSKDQISKNGCHGAPSLIIEVLSPSTALKDFNEKFNLYQKYGVNEYWIVDPGNQTIHVYTLEDGSYQDRRLYTEEQMIQSKQFPELAIPFHQLFRLE, from the coding sequence GTGGCAAAACCGGATGACAAAGGCATCTATAACTTTCAGGATTGGCTGACCTGGGAAGGAGCCTGGGAACTCATTAACGGCAAGGCCTACAATATGTCCCCGGCACCGACCTCCATACACCAGTTTATCGTGGGCGAGCTGCATTTCTCCTTGCGAACTTTTTTACAGAACCAAAAATGCTACGTGTTTGTTGCACCGTTTGATGTGTTTTTTAGCGAAAATGAACAATACGATACACCTGACCATGTTGTACAACCGGATCTGTCTGTCATATGTTCCAAAGACCAAATCTCCAAAAATGGCTGTCACGGTGCACCGTCTTTAATTATAGAAGTGCTATCTCCTTCAACAGCCCTGAAGGACTTTAATGAGAAGTTTAATTTGTATCAGAAATATGGTGTGAATGAATATTGGATTGTCGATCCTGGCAACCAGACGATACATGTATATACGCTAGAGGACGGAAGCTATCAAGATCGCAGGCTGTATACGGAAGAGCAGATGATTCAATCTAAGCAGTTCCCGGAACTCGCAATACCCTTTCATCAGCTGTTCAGGTTGGAATAG
- a CDS encoding vWA domain-containing protein → MAKKGKFFLISIVMLVLVFGLVYAGITLTSNFGKSSTQVTTENAGKELGKLYADIAPATAEPVKGQIDLDPVDVAESLPDISKFPITVENTTNEYVEIFSSIEKSGTGADGWLTEVSEEFNKANITVGGQPVSVKIRNIASGTAADYIKSGKYVPDAYTPSNELWGEMVAASGVKTEKVSDRLVGNVPGIVISKAKYDSLVDTYGSVNVKTVTEAIANNELAMGYTDPFASSTGLNFLVTALNTYDSSNPLGEKAIEGFEKFQANVPFTASTTIQMREAAKSGRLDAFVLEYQTYVNTADLKSGYVFTPFGVRHDSPLYALGQLPQNKQEIIRKFAEFVTQDKYQKSAEEFGFNGLQDYKSELATVDGGTLLSAQKVWKEKKNGSKPIAAVFVTDVSGSMDGEPLNRLKESLRKGQKYLGTDNSIGLVSYSSSVTVNLPIAKYDTNQQSMFVGSVDSLQAGGGTATFDGIVVAMKMLEDYMAADPNVKPLIFVLSDGETNEGHTLKDIRELVETYQVPIYTIGYNADIKALESISSINEAASINADTDDVVYKIGNLFNVQM, encoded by the coding sequence ATGGCGAAGAAGGGGAAGTTTTTTCTCATATCGATTGTGATGCTGGTGCTCGTGTTCGGATTGGTCTATGCAGGAATTACATTGACATCGAATTTCGGCAAATCCAGTACACAGGTGACAACAGAGAATGCAGGCAAAGAATTAGGTAAGTTGTATGCGGACATTGCGCCAGCAACAGCTGAACCCGTGAAGGGACAGATTGATCTGGATCCGGTTGATGTGGCAGAATCCCTGCCGGACATTTCCAAGTTCCCGATTACCGTTGAGAATACGACGAATGAGTATGTCGAGATTTTCTCTTCCATTGAGAAGTCAGGCACCGGTGCTGACGGCTGGTTGACCGAGGTCAGTGAAGAATTCAACAAGGCTAACATTACGGTGGGTGGTCAACCGGTATCGGTAAAAATCCGGAATATTGCTTCCGGTACGGCAGCCGATTACATCAAGTCTGGCAAATACGTGCCTGATGCATATACACCTTCCAATGAACTGTGGGGCGAGATGGTTGCTGCAAGCGGTGTGAAGACCGAAAAGGTATCCGATAGACTCGTGGGCAACGTGCCCGGAATCGTAATCTCCAAAGCCAAGTATGATTCACTCGTTGACACCTACGGCTCCGTCAACGTCAAAACGGTCACTGAAGCGATTGCCAATAATGAACTCGCAATGGGGTATACCGACCCGTTTGCCAGCTCCACAGGGCTTAACTTTCTTGTGACGGCACTGAACACGTACGACAGCTCCAATCCGCTGGGGGAGAAAGCGATTGAAGGCTTCGAGAAGTTCCAGGCTAATGTGCCATTTACGGCTTCTACAACCATTCAGATGCGTGAAGCTGCGAAGTCGGGCCGATTGGATGCCTTTGTCCTTGAATACCAGACATACGTCAACACCGCAGACCTGAAGAGCGGATATGTCTTTACCCCGTTTGGTGTAAGACATGACAGTCCGCTGTATGCCCTGGGGCAGCTGCCGCAGAACAAACAGGAAATCATCCGGAAATTCGCTGAATTCGTTACTCAGGATAAGTACCAGAAGTCGGCGGAAGAGTTCGGATTTAACGGTTTGCAGGATTACAAGTCCGAGCTGGCAACCGTCGATGGAGGTACTCTATTATCTGCTCAGAAGGTATGGAAAGAGAAAAAGAACGGAAGTAAACCGATCGCTGCTGTATTCGTTACGGACGTATCCGGAAGCATGGATGGGGAACCGCTGAACCGGTTGAAGGAATCCCTTCGTAAAGGTCAGAAATATCTTGGTACTGACAATAGCATTGGCCTCGTTTCTTATTCCAGCAGCGTAACCGTGAACCTGCCGATTGCCAAGTATGATACCAACCAGCAGTCCATGTTTGTCGGGTCTGTGGATAGCTTGCAAGCAGGCGGCGGTACAGCAACTTTTGACGGAATCGTGGTAGCCATGAAGATGCTGGAGGACTATATGGCGGCTGATCCGAACGTGAAACCGCTGATTTTTGTCCTGAGTGATGGAGAGACCAATGAAGGACATACACTGAAAGATATACGTGAACTGGTCGAGACCTACCAAGTGCCGATCTATACGATCGGATACAACGCCGACATCAAAGCCTTGGAGAGCATCTCCAGCATTAACGAAGCTGCCAGCATCAACGCCGATACAGATGATGTCGTGTACAAGATCGGAAACCTGTTTAACGTCCAAATGTAA
- a CDS encoding toxic anion resistance protein: MSFSMEIPSQKEIQKVIEEEVKPVPAEVAELQQVANANMEMIMSLDLESLDKRKEILQSIEGFGMNTMRSSSEKNALLQVSVGHLSKTGDEGGQVAKGLTELHMQLKDLDPSVVDFAKTGFLGKLFNPLRAYFLKYQKADAVIADIVTSLDKGRATLRNDNTTLEIEQHTLRELTKRLQKEIQLGVLMDESIDGQIEAAKVRNEDPEKVRFITEEVLFPLRQRVMDLQQMLVVNQQGIMAIEVVIRNNKELIRGVDRAKNVTISALKIAVTVASALYNQKIVLQKIELLNQTTNDLIAGTSKMLKDQGIAIQKQAYDASISVDTMKQAFTDVLSALDSISVYKQEALPRMRETINQFRELADTGEQQIQRLEKGQKLGL, translated from the coding sequence ATGTCGTTTTCGATGGAAATACCCAGCCAGAAGGAGATTCAGAAGGTTATCGAAGAAGAGGTGAAGCCCGTTCCGGCCGAGGTGGCGGAGCTGCAGCAGGTGGCGAACGCCAATATGGAGATGATCATGTCACTGGATCTGGAATCACTGGATAAGCGCAAGGAGATTTTACAGTCCATTGAAGGTTTTGGCATGAACACGATGAGATCCTCTTCGGAGAAAAACGCGCTGCTCCAAGTCTCTGTTGGACATCTGTCCAAGACGGGAGACGAGGGCGGTCAGGTCGCCAAAGGCTTGACCGAGCTGCACATGCAGCTCAAGGATCTCGACCCCAGCGTGGTCGATTTCGCCAAGACCGGATTCCTCGGCAAATTGTTCAATCCGCTGCGGGCTTATTTTCTCAAATACCAGAAGGCCGATGCAGTCATCGCGGATATCGTGACCTCCCTGGACAAAGGCAGGGCAACATTGCGTAACGATAATACAACACTGGAGATCGAGCAGCATACGCTGAGGGAATTGACCAAACGATTACAAAAGGAGATCCAGCTCGGCGTGCTCATGGATGAGTCGATCGACGGACAGATTGAAGCAGCGAAGGTTCGGAATGAAGACCCGGAGAAAGTCCGGTTTATCACCGAAGAAGTATTGTTCCCGCTGCGTCAGCGGGTCATGGATCTGCAGCAGATGCTGGTTGTGAACCAGCAGGGCATCATGGCGATTGAGGTGGTGATCCGCAACAACAAGGAATTAATCCGCGGAGTCGACCGGGCCAAGAATGTGACGATCTCGGCATTGAAAATTGCCGTTACCGTTGCCAGTGCGCTGTACAATCAGAAGATTGTTTTGCAGAAGATCGAGCTGCTCAATCAGACGACCAATGACCTGATCGCAGGCACGTCCAAGATGCTGAAGGACCAGGGTATCGCCATTCAGAAGCAGGCGTATGATGCCAGCATTTCCGTCGATACGATGAAGCAGGCCTTCACGGATGTCCTGTCTGCACTGGATTCCATCAGTGTATATAAGCAGGAGGCACTACCGCGGATGCGGGAGACGATCAACCAGTTCCGTGAACTCGCGGATACCGGAGAGCAGCAGATTCAGCGTTTGGAGAAAGGGCAGAAGCTGGGGTTGTAA
- a CDS encoding TetR/AcrR family transcriptional regulator yields MSDISSSTDRRIKKSKASLKDALLQLMQTRSFKEISITDIVQLADLNRGTFYRHYQYKEDLFDEVIDDVIQDLVTSFRKPYQGMEKFEVGLMPSSAITIFEHVHQHAQFYTLVVKSEASSNFQRMICDVLRDLSLKDLNQIFPQHINPELLASYQSHAIFGMILEWIRQDFRHTPAYMAEELFKIIHYRPDNVVLKD; encoded by the coding sequence ATGTCTGACATTTCCAGTTCAACAGATAGAAGAATCAAAAAATCAAAAGCATCTTTGAAGGATGCCCTTCTTCAGTTAATGCAAACACGCTCATTCAAAGAAATTTCCATCACGGATATTGTACAGCTTGCGGATCTGAACAGAGGCACCTTCTACCGGCATTATCAATACAAAGAAGACCTGTTTGATGAAGTTATAGATGATGTGATACAGGATCTGGTGACTTCTTTTCGCAAACCCTATCAAGGTATGGAAAAATTCGAGGTTGGTCTGATGCCCTCTTCTGCAATCACCATATTTGAGCATGTGCACCAGCACGCACAATTCTACACGCTTGTTGTGAAATCCGAGGCTTCTTCCAACTTTCAGCGCATGATCTGTGATGTTCTTCGGGATCTCTCCTTAAAGGATCTGAATCAGATCTTCCCGCAGCACATCAACCCTGAACTGCTGGCAAGCTATCAGTCTCATGCGATATTCGGCATGATCTTGGAGTGGATCAGACAGGATTTCAGGCACACCCCTGCTTACATGGCCGAGGAGTTGTTCAAGATCATTCATTACCGACCTGACAATGTCGTGTTGAAAGACTGA
- a CDS encoding SDR family oxidoreductase yields the protein MKLQDKVAIVTGAGSGMGKAIATLYAQEGAKVVVSDINEESAQAVVNEIKAQGGEAIVILANVAKEEDVQNLIDQAVSTYGTVDILVNNAGIMDGMEPAAEVTDEKWERLFAVNTTSVMRTTRKVLPIFLEKQNGVIVNVASAGGLHGGRAGAAYTASKHAVVGFTKNTGFMYAGQGIRCNAIAPGGVATNIGSSMTGISQFGASRQQLGMAINPRIGTSEEIAKVALFLGSDESSFVNGTVIEADSGWNAY from the coding sequence ATGAAACTTCAAGATAAAGTAGCTATTGTTACAGGAGCAGGTTCCGGTATGGGAAAGGCGATTGCCACGCTATATGCGCAAGAGGGAGCCAAAGTGGTTGTATCGGACATCAACGAGGAATCCGCACAGGCGGTAGTAAATGAGATCAAAGCCCAAGGCGGAGAAGCCATCGTGATTCTGGCCAATGTGGCCAAAGAGGAAGATGTGCAAAACTTGATTGATCAGGCGGTCAGCACGTACGGAACCGTAGATATTCTGGTGAACAATGCAGGAATTATGGATGGCATGGAGCCGGCTGCGGAAGTAACGGATGAGAAGTGGGAGCGACTCTTTGCGGTGAATACCACGAGTGTAATGCGTACAACGCGCAAAGTTCTGCCGATCTTCCTGGAGAAGCAAAACGGTGTCATTGTTAACGTTGCATCGGCAGGCGGATTGCATGGTGGACGTGCGGGAGCGGCGTATACGGCATCCAAACATGCTGTGGTCGGCTTTACCAAAAATACAGGATTTATGTATGCAGGTCAGGGCATTCGCTGCAACGCCATCGCTCCGGGTGGGGTAGCAACGAATATCGGTTCCTCCATGACAGGGATCAGCCAATTCGGTGCGTCGAGACAACAACTGGGCATGGCGATTAACCCGCGGATAGGAACAAGTGAAGAGATTGCCAAGGTAGCCCTGTTCCTCGGCTCGGACGAGTCCAGCTTCGTGAACGGAACTGTGATTGAAGCGGACTCAGGCTGGAATGCCTATTAA